One window of Athalia rosae chromosome 4, iyAthRosa1.1, whole genome shotgun sequence genomic DNA carries:
- the LOC105687644 gene encoding 26S proteasome regulatory subunit 8, which translates to MTLTTKMEIDEKNMKGEGFKPYYITKIEELQLIVAEKSQNLRRLQAQRNELNAKVRMLREELQLLQEQGSYVGEVVKPMDKKKVLVKVHPEGKFVVDLDKNIDINDVTPNSRVALRNESYTLHKILPNKVDPLVSLMMVEKVPDSTYEMVGGLDKQIKEIKEVIELPVKHPELFDALGIAQPKGVLLYGPPGTGKTLLARAVAHHTECTFIRVSGSELVQKFIGEGSRMVRELFVMAREHAPSIIFMDEIDSIGSSRIESGSGGDSEVQRTMLELLNQLDGFEATKNIKVIMATNRIDILDQALLRPGRIDRKIEFPPPNEEARLDILKIHSRKMNLTRGINLRKIAELMPGASGAEVKGVCTEAGMYALRERRVHVTQEDFEMAVAKVMQKDSEKNMSIKKLWK; encoded by the exons ATGACGCTCACAACTAAG atggaaatcgacgaaaaaaatatgaagggTGAAGGCTTTAAGCCCTACTATATtacgaaaatcgaagaattgcAACTAATAGTTGCTGAAAAAAGCCAAAACCTTCGCCGTCTCCAGGCTCAGCGCAATGAGCTCAATGCCAAAG TTCGCATGTTACGTGAAGAACTGCAACTTCTTCAAGAACAAGGATCATATGTCGGAGAGGTAGTGAAGCctatggataaaaaaaaagtattggtGAAAGTCCATCCAGAGGGAAAATTTGTTGTCGATTTAGACAAGAACATTGACATAAATGATGTTACACCTAACTCCCGAGTTGCTTTGCGTAATGAAAGTTATACACTGCACAAAATTTTACCAAACAAAGTCGATCCATTAGTGTCGCTCATGATGGTTGAAAAGGTTCCTGACTCCACCTATGAAATGGTCGGTGGTCTTGACAAGCAGATCAAGGAAATCAAGGAAGTAATCGAACTTCCTGTTAAACATCCTGAACTATTTGATGCTCTGGGTATTGCACAACCCAAAGGAGTGTTACTGTATGGCCCACCGG GTACCGGTAAAACTCTATTAGCTCGAGCAGTTGCTCATCACACTGAATGCACATTTATCAGAGTTTCTGGTTCTGAGCTAGTCCAGAAATTTATAGGTGAAGGATCTCGCATGGTCCGAGAGCTTTTTGTGATGGCTAGAGAACACGCGCCATCTATAATTTTTATGGATGAAATTGACTCCATTGGTAGCTCGCGAATTGAATCTGGGTCTGGTGGAGATAGTGAG GTTCAACGAACAATGTTGGAACTTCTAAATCAATTGGATGGTTTTGAGGCCACCAAGAATATAAAAGTGATAATGGCAACAAACAGGATCGATATCTTAGACCAAGCATTATTACGTCCTGGTCGCATTGATCGTAAAATAGAATTTCCGCCACCAAACGAAGAAGCTAGACTTGACATTCTTAAAATTCATTCACGGAAAATGAATTTAACTCGCGGCATAAACTTGAGGAAAATTGCTGAGCTCATGCCTGGTGCTTCTGGTGCAGAAGTTAAA GGTGTTTGTACTGAGGCTGGTATGTATGCTCTCAGAGAACGTCGGGTCCATGTTACCCAGGAGGATTTCGAAATGGCCGTAGCCAAGGTGATGCAGAAAGATTCAGAGAAGAATAtgtcgatcaaaaaattatggaaGTAG
- the LOC105687642 gene encoding tudor domain-containing protein 7B-like isoform X1, translating to MDKKLFDEVISNLRACLLSAKGGVSFAALNSDYRQLLGENIPYQKLGYTSLEELLNDIPGLIITRKGDGWNVSAKPTQDTIHLTTMIQRQKSASTRKRSRRRGDAYRRMGRSGRPPVAHKPAQQTMHLRNQQQSTPVVKRNLKSHNITPLMSIPTPFSTPIKQPAELKISKEQPFQQLKPYKTLSERLMYKPTINPPEPEAVTPTSLSATKLLPGIQFASSSTPLRTSVKPAATGQSPGSDNHGPCRELQLLTKSMKLPDPVYRIVPWLHKQQKQSFYSCRVQIGTHSYTSYPEESTTPEQAKTVVASKAFLELAANGRPSETMNRNLIKERVLQIIARHDSGIFQHQLPIYYKNQYNENLPKNWEKHIEMYSEISQKSDENFTILNYVPGNEVGVSDKVSANLISRIDKMQLNSIRDSVPGVTQPPDEEYWDVCITTVISTTEIWARLISDEYSVKFQNMTKDLETYYNITANKLATSNVKVGNYYAVCDEDSWQRVKCIDFKVTTGTAVVFFIDYGDETSVHYSTLYPLEQKFCTVPAQAVKLRLAEFEEFSDCDEVNTYLEELLMDQMLVAQVLSCKSVADKVMASVILYDTKSNTDVNLNEILFSKMEHGILQPKLIRERRVSEVFVTHVMDDGTVFLNASSHSRRYLRNIMDSIVRFGLTAENIEKSQAKEVEYGKIYFVQSTEDGNWYRGIVTHVLADSKVKVFAIDVGKSITVERISHLLVLDQLSKILAKYPHQAVSVRLHGIQQSACNRDIVARLRMLAPPNELVLAKIIRADSESSRPSVELFKRLEPNNILISINNTLAIDPELERSENVSKNDVQPEQNLEKTVSRQGLTNDGENCVKYPKLLVIPNRGSYFDVHISSARSPDSFIIQPYQDQAKLETMMLKLHEVYTNYSGPYPPYDSIRKGNLYAVKHDGWFYRACIDKVMTDEMVSVYFCDFGNFIIINFDQLQPLDRQFLDLPYQAMKARLSGVQPIKKNWSDEDRLRFQQLVVNKDFVSIVIDSRLDPLHADHSVLSLQLIDVSGATDVHVDKVLMIEGRAIAVEQC from the exons ATGGATAAAAAGTTGTTTGACGAAGTCATATCCAACCTGCGGGCATGTCTTTTGTCAGCAAAGGGGGGTGTGTCCTTTGCAGCACTAAATA GTGACTACAGACAATTATTAGGAGAAAACATTCCATATCAAAAGCTTGGCTACACTTCACTTGAGGAGCTTTTGAATGATATTCCTGGGCTTATCATCACTAGGAAGGGCGATGGCTGGAATGTGTCAGCAAAGCCTACACAAGATACCATTCACCTCACCACTATGATCCAGAGACAAAAATCTGCATCAACCCGGAAACGTTCACGTAGAAGA GGTGATGCATACAGAAGAATGGGAAGGTCAGGGAGACCGCCGGTAGCTCACAAACCAGCCCAGCAAACTATGCACCTTAGAAACCAACAACAGTCAACCCCTGTTGTTAAACGAAA CTTAAAATCTCACAATATCACTCCGCTGATGTCAATTCCAACACCGTTTTCCACGCCAATTAAACAACCAGCAGAGTTAAAGATTTCTAAGGAACAACCTTTTCAGCAGCTCAAACCCTACAAGACACTTAGTGAAAGATTGATGTACAAACCAACAATAAATCCACCTGAGCCAGAGGCAGTAACACCTACTTCGCTTTCTGCAACCAAACTCCTTCCTGGCATACAATTCGCTTCCAGCTCGACTCCATTGCGGACATCAGTAAAACCT GCAGCAACGGGTCAATCTCCTGGTTCAGATAATCACGGTCCTTGTAGAGAGCTGCAACTTTTGACCAAGTCCATGAAATTACCAGATCCGGTTTACAGAATTGTCCCGTGGCTGcacaaacaacaaaaacagtCTTTCTACAGTTGTCGAGTCCag ATTGGTACTCACAGTTATACAAGTTATCCAGAAGAAAGCACAACACCAGAACAGGCAAAGACAGTAGTCGCATCAAAAGCTTTCCTGGAGCTTGCCGCGAACGGCCGTCCTTCAGAGACTATGAATAGGAATCTGATCAAAGAACGGGTATTGCAGATCATAGCTCGGCACGATAGCGGTATCTTCCAGCATCAGTTACCGATTTACTACAAAAATCAGTACAACGAAAACCTTCCAAAGAATTGGGAAAAACATATAGAAATGTATTCCGAAATATCCCAGAAgagtgatgaaaatttcactatACTCAATTATGTTCCCGGGAATGAGGTCGGCGTCTCTGATAAG gTATCTGCCAACCTTATCTCAAGAATCGATAAGATGCAGCTAAACTCCATCAGAGATTCTGTTCCTGGAGTCACACAACCACCAGATGAAGAATATTGGGACGTCTGCATCACAACTGTAATTAGCACCACTGAAATATGGGCCAGATTGATCAGTGATGAGTACAGC GTGAAATTCCAGAATATGACGAAGGACTTGGAAACCTACTACAATATTACAGCAAATAAACTTGCAACTTCGAACGTCAAGGTGGGAAATTATTATGCCGTTTGTGATGAAGATTCGTGGCAGAGAGTAAAATGCATCGATTTTAAAGTAACAACTGGAACGGCAGTAGtgtttttcatcgattatGGCGATGAAACTTCTGTACACTATAGCACACTCTATCCTCTGGAACAAAAATTCTGTACAGTCCCTGCACAG GCAGTTAAGTTGCGCCTTGCTGAGTTTGAAGAATTCAGTGACTGTGATGAGGTGAATACCTACTTGGAAGAACTGCTAATGGATCAGATGCTTGTTGCCCAAGTGCTGAGCTGCAAATCTGTCGCAGACAAAGTCATGGCAAGCGTTATACTTTATGACACGAAATCGAACACTGATGTGAATCTGAATGAAATTCTGTTCAGCAAAATGGAACACGGTATTCTCCAACCAAAATTGATCCGG GAACGTCGAGTATCTGAAGTCTTTGTAACCCATGTTATGGATGATGGAACAGTATTCTTGAATGCCTCTTCTCACAGTAGGCGGTATCTCCGTAATATCATGGATTCTATAGTACGTTTTGGCCTAACAGCAGAGAACATAGAAAAGAGTCAAGCGAAAGAAGTTGAATATGGAAAGATCTACTTTGTTCAGTCTACAGAGGATGGCAATTGGTATAGAGGTATTGTCACCCATGTACTGGCTGACAGCAAAGTGAAAGTCTTCGCTATTGATGTAGGAAAAAGCATTACTGTTGAAAGAATTAGTCATCTTCTTGTACTTGACCAACTCTCAAAAATTCTGGCCAAATATCCGCATCAA GCAGTGAGTGTACGCCTACACGGCATACAACAATCGGCATGTAATCGGGATATAGTAGCAAGACTAAGAATGCTTGCTCCTCCGAACGAGTTGGTGCTTGCTAAAATCATTAGAGCAGACTCTGAATCATCACGTCCGTCTGTCGAGTTGTTCAAACGTCTTGAACCAAACAATATCCTGATATCGATCAACAATACTTTGGCTATAGATCCAGAGCTTGAAAG ATCTGAGAACGTTAGTAAAAATGACGTTCAACCAGAGCAGAATTTGGAAAAGACAGTGTCAAGACAAGGGCTAACAAACGATGGGGAGAATTGCGTTAAGTACCCGAAGCTACTAGTTATTCCAAATCGTGGTAGCTACTTTGACGTTCACATTAGCTCGGCTCGTAGTCCGGATAGTTTTATCATTCAGCCCTACCAAGATCAGGCTAAACTTGAG ACAATGATGTTAAAACTGCATGAAGTTTACACTAATTACAGTGGACCCTACCCGCCATATGACTCAATCAGAAAGGGAAATTTATATGCTGTTAAGCATGATGGGTGGTTCTATAg AGCTTGCATTGATAAAGTAATGACTGATGAGATGGTCTCAGTATACTTTTGCGACTTTGGCAacttcatcatcatcaattTTGATCAACTTCAGCCGCTCGATAGACAATTTCTTGATTTACCGTACCAAGCAATGAAGGCAAGGCTCTCAG GTGTGCAACCGATCAAGAAAAACTGGTCTGATGAAGATCGCCTGCGATTCCAGCAACTTGTAGTCAACAAAGACTTTGTTTCCATTGTTATAGACTCTCGTCTAGACCCCCTACACGCTGATCACTCCGTTCTGAGCTTGCAATTGATTGACGTAAGCGGTGCGACGGACGTCCATGTCGACAAAGTTTTAATGATAGAAGGACGTGCGATTGCTGTTGAGCAATGTTAA
- the LOC105687642 gene encoding tudor domain-containing protein 7A-like isoform X2, producing the protein MDKKLFDEVISNLRACLLSAKGGVSFAALNSDYRQLLGENIPYQKLGYTSLEELLNDIPGLIITRKGDGWNVSAKPTQDTIHLTTMIQRQKSASTRKRSRRRGDAYRRMGRSGRPPVAHKPAQQTMHLRNQQQSTPVVKRNLKSHNITPLMSIPTPFSTPIKQPAELKISKEQPFQQLKPYKTLSERLMYKPTINPPEPEAVTPTSLSATKLLPGIQFASSSTPLRTSVKPIGTHSYTSYPEESTTPEQAKTVVASKAFLELAANGRPSETMNRNLIKERVLQIIARHDSGIFQHQLPIYYKNQYNENLPKNWEKHIEMYSEISQKSDENFTILNYVPGNEVGVSDKVSANLISRIDKMQLNSIRDSVPGVTQPPDEEYWDVCITTVISTTEIWARLISDEYSVKFQNMTKDLETYYNITANKLATSNVKVGNYYAVCDEDSWQRVKCIDFKVTTGTAVVFFIDYGDETSVHYSTLYPLEQKFCTVPAQAVKLRLAEFEEFSDCDEVNTYLEELLMDQMLVAQVLSCKSVADKVMASVILYDTKSNTDVNLNEILFSKMEHGILQPKLIRERRVSEVFVTHVMDDGTVFLNASSHSRRYLRNIMDSIVRFGLTAENIEKSQAKEVEYGKIYFVQSTEDGNWYRGIVTHVLADSKVKVFAIDVGKSITVERISHLLVLDQLSKILAKYPHQAVSVRLHGIQQSACNRDIVARLRMLAPPNELVLAKIIRADSESSRPSVELFKRLEPNNILISINNTLAIDPELERSENVSKNDVQPEQNLEKTVSRQGLTNDGENCVKYPKLLVIPNRGSYFDVHISSARSPDSFIIQPYQDQAKLETMMLKLHEVYTNYSGPYPPYDSIRKGNLYAVKHDGWFYRACIDKVMTDEMVSVYFCDFGNFIIINFDQLQPLDRQFLDLPYQAMKARLSGVQPIKKNWSDEDRLRFQQLVVNKDFVSIVIDSRLDPLHADHSVLSLQLIDVSGATDVHVDKVLMIEGRAIAVEQC; encoded by the exons ATGGATAAAAAGTTGTTTGACGAAGTCATATCCAACCTGCGGGCATGTCTTTTGTCAGCAAAGGGGGGTGTGTCCTTTGCAGCACTAAATA GTGACTACAGACAATTATTAGGAGAAAACATTCCATATCAAAAGCTTGGCTACACTTCACTTGAGGAGCTTTTGAATGATATTCCTGGGCTTATCATCACTAGGAAGGGCGATGGCTGGAATGTGTCAGCAAAGCCTACACAAGATACCATTCACCTCACCACTATGATCCAGAGACAAAAATCTGCATCAACCCGGAAACGTTCACGTAGAAGA GGTGATGCATACAGAAGAATGGGAAGGTCAGGGAGACCGCCGGTAGCTCACAAACCAGCCCAGCAAACTATGCACCTTAGAAACCAACAACAGTCAACCCCTGTTGTTAAACGAAA CTTAAAATCTCACAATATCACTCCGCTGATGTCAATTCCAACACCGTTTTCCACGCCAATTAAACAACCAGCAGAGTTAAAGATTTCTAAGGAACAACCTTTTCAGCAGCTCAAACCCTACAAGACACTTAGTGAAAGATTGATGTACAAACCAACAATAAATCCACCTGAGCCAGAGGCAGTAACACCTACTTCGCTTTCTGCAACCAAACTCCTTCCTGGCATACAATTCGCTTCCAGCTCGACTCCATTGCGGACATCAGTAAAACCT ATTGGTACTCACAGTTATACAAGTTATCCAGAAGAAAGCACAACACCAGAACAGGCAAAGACAGTAGTCGCATCAAAAGCTTTCCTGGAGCTTGCCGCGAACGGCCGTCCTTCAGAGACTATGAATAGGAATCTGATCAAAGAACGGGTATTGCAGATCATAGCTCGGCACGATAGCGGTATCTTCCAGCATCAGTTACCGATTTACTACAAAAATCAGTACAACGAAAACCTTCCAAAGAATTGGGAAAAACATATAGAAATGTATTCCGAAATATCCCAGAAgagtgatgaaaatttcactatACTCAATTATGTTCCCGGGAATGAGGTCGGCGTCTCTGATAAG gTATCTGCCAACCTTATCTCAAGAATCGATAAGATGCAGCTAAACTCCATCAGAGATTCTGTTCCTGGAGTCACACAACCACCAGATGAAGAATATTGGGACGTCTGCATCACAACTGTAATTAGCACCACTGAAATATGGGCCAGATTGATCAGTGATGAGTACAGC GTGAAATTCCAGAATATGACGAAGGACTTGGAAACCTACTACAATATTACAGCAAATAAACTTGCAACTTCGAACGTCAAGGTGGGAAATTATTATGCCGTTTGTGATGAAGATTCGTGGCAGAGAGTAAAATGCATCGATTTTAAAGTAACAACTGGAACGGCAGTAGtgtttttcatcgattatGGCGATGAAACTTCTGTACACTATAGCACACTCTATCCTCTGGAACAAAAATTCTGTACAGTCCCTGCACAG GCAGTTAAGTTGCGCCTTGCTGAGTTTGAAGAATTCAGTGACTGTGATGAGGTGAATACCTACTTGGAAGAACTGCTAATGGATCAGATGCTTGTTGCCCAAGTGCTGAGCTGCAAATCTGTCGCAGACAAAGTCATGGCAAGCGTTATACTTTATGACACGAAATCGAACACTGATGTGAATCTGAATGAAATTCTGTTCAGCAAAATGGAACACGGTATTCTCCAACCAAAATTGATCCGG GAACGTCGAGTATCTGAAGTCTTTGTAACCCATGTTATGGATGATGGAACAGTATTCTTGAATGCCTCTTCTCACAGTAGGCGGTATCTCCGTAATATCATGGATTCTATAGTACGTTTTGGCCTAACAGCAGAGAACATAGAAAAGAGTCAAGCGAAAGAAGTTGAATATGGAAAGATCTACTTTGTTCAGTCTACAGAGGATGGCAATTGGTATAGAGGTATTGTCACCCATGTACTGGCTGACAGCAAAGTGAAAGTCTTCGCTATTGATGTAGGAAAAAGCATTACTGTTGAAAGAATTAGTCATCTTCTTGTACTTGACCAACTCTCAAAAATTCTGGCCAAATATCCGCATCAA GCAGTGAGTGTACGCCTACACGGCATACAACAATCGGCATGTAATCGGGATATAGTAGCAAGACTAAGAATGCTTGCTCCTCCGAACGAGTTGGTGCTTGCTAAAATCATTAGAGCAGACTCTGAATCATCACGTCCGTCTGTCGAGTTGTTCAAACGTCTTGAACCAAACAATATCCTGATATCGATCAACAATACTTTGGCTATAGATCCAGAGCTTGAAAG ATCTGAGAACGTTAGTAAAAATGACGTTCAACCAGAGCAGAATTTGGAAAAGACAGTGTCAAGACAAGGGCTAACAAACGATGGGGAGAATTGCGTTAAGTACCCGAAGCTACTAGTTATTCCAAATCGTGGTAGCTACTTTGACGTTCACATTAGCTCGGCTCGTAGTCCGGATAGTTTTATCATTCAGCCCTACCAAGATCAGGCTAAACTTGAG ACAATGATGTTAAAACTGCATGAAGTTTACACTAATTACAGTGGACCCTACCCGCCATATGACTCAATCAGAAAGGGAAATTTATATGCTGTTAAGCATGATGGGTGGTTCTATAg AGCTTGCATTGATAAAGTAATGACTGATGAGATGGTCTCAGTATACTTTTGCGACTTTGGCAacttcatcatcatcaattTTGATCAACTTCAGCCGCTCGATAGACAATTTCTTGATTTACCGTACCAAGCAATGAAGGCAAGGCTCTCAG GTGTGCAACCGATCAAGAAAAACTGGTCTGATGAAGATCGCCTGCGATTCCAGCAACTTGTAGTCAACAAAGACTTTGTTTCCATTGTTATAGACTCTCGTCTAGACCCCCTACACGCTGATCACTCCGTTCTGAGCTTGCAATTGATTGACGTAAGCGGTGCGACGGACGTCCATGTCGACAAAGTTTTAATGATAGAAGGACGTGCGATTGCTGTTGAGCAATGTTAA
- the LOC105687646 gene encoding ras-related protein Rab-8A isoform X2 — MAKTYDYLFKLLLIGDSGVGKTCVLFRFSEDAFNTTFISTIGIDFKIRTIELDSKKVKLQIWDTAGQERFRTITTAYYRGAMGIMLVYDVNNERSFENIKNWIRNIEENASADVEKMLLGNKCDLADRRQVSKERGEQLAVEYGIKFMETSAKASINVEEAFYTLARDIKAKTEKKLEASNPTKSSGHPLRASEISRKPPVWLARCSIL; from the exons atggCAAAGACCTATGACTATTTATTTAAATTGCTACTAATCGGAGATTCGGGCGTAGGCAAGACTTGTGTGTTGTTCAGATTTTCGGAGGATGCTTTCAACACGACCTTCATATCCACGAtcg GCATAGACTTCAAGATCAGGACTATCGAGCTGGACAGCAAGAAAGTAAAGCTACAGATATG GGACACAGCGGGGCAAGAACGGTTTAGAACGATAACAACGGCATATTACCGTGGAGCAATGGGTATAATGTTGGTTTATGATGTGAACAATGAAagaagttttgaaaatataaagaacTGGATTCGTAACATCGAAGAAAATGCATCAGctgatgttgaaaaaatgctTTTGGGTAACAAATGCGACCTAGCAGACAGGAGGCAGGTCtcaaaagaaagaggagaacaATTGGCTGTTGAATATGGTATTAAATTTATGGAAACCTCGGCCAAGGCTAGTATTAATGTTGAGGAGGCTTTCTATACCTTGGCTCGTGATATTAAGgccaaaacagaaaaaaaattg GAGGCATCCAATCCAACCAAGTCGAGTGGTCATCCGTTGAGAGCTTCAGAGATATCGAGAAAGCCACCAGTCTGGCTCGCTCGTTGTTCCATACTTTGA
- the LOC105687646 gene encoding ras-related protein Rab-8A isoform X1 — protein sequence MAKTYDYLFKLLLIGDSGVGKTCVLFRFSEDAFNTTFISTIGIDFKIRTIELDSKKVKLQIWDTAGQERFRTITTAYYRGAMGIMLVYDVNNERSFENIKNWIRNIEENASADVEKMLLGNKCDLADRRQVSKERGEQLAVEYGIKFMETSAKASINVEEAFYTLARDIKAKTEKKLKEASNPTKSSGHPLRASEISRKPPVWLARCSIL from the exons atggCAAAGACCTATGACTATTTATTTAAATTGCTACTAATCGGAGATTCGGGCGTAGGCAAGACTTGTGTGTTGTTCAGATTTTCGGAGGATGCTTTCAACACGACCTTCATATCCACGAtcg GCATAGACTTCAAGATCAGGACTATCGAGCTGGACAGCAAGAAAGTAAAGCTACAGATATG GGACACAGCGGGGCAAGAACGGTTTAGAACGATAACAACGGCATATTACCGTGGAGCAATGGGTATAATGTTGGTTTATGATGTGAACAATGAAagaagttttgaaaatataaagaacTGGATTCGTAACATCGAAGAAAATGCATCAGctgatgttgaaaaaatgctTTTGGGTAACAAATGCGACCTAGCAGACAGGAGGCAGGTCtcaaaagaaagaggagaacaATTGGCTGTTGAATATGGTATTAAATTTATGGAAACCTCGGCCAAGGCTAGTATTAATGTTGAGGAGGCTTTCTATACCTTGGCTCGTGATATTAAGgccaaaacagaaaaaaaattg AAG GAGGCATCCAATCCAACCAAGTCGAGTGGTCATCCGTTGAGAGCTTCAGAGATATCGAGAAAGCCACCAGTCTGGCTCGCTCGTTGTTCCATACTTTGA
- the LOC105687645 gene encoding myomegalin-like, which yields MEIIQDEAAIDFARLESTIRNKLIELQLKTKSLEETQQQLAQARQSLYEMERRNEEARRDIALMQSQLDVAMTAMRHWEEEKTLNRCQQVQSNMHSETVLRERDSLLQQTKNLQLENMILQQKIHEFETINANREPLQDTLTQLKNKVLLVVNAANSEFPKLRQELEELQKSLENTNKLNGRLQAAGMCAHGIQQKLKMRIEELENKLDTVSPFQY from the exons ATGGAAATTATTCAGGATGAAGCTGCAATTGATTTTGCAAGATTAGAATCTACTATACGCAACAAATTGATCGAATTGCAGTTGAAAACG aAGAGCTTAGAAGAAACTCAGCAGCAGCTTGCACAGGCACGGCAGTCCCTATATGAAATGGaacgaagaaatgaagagGCCAGACGAGATATCGCATTGATGCAAAGCCAATTAGATGTAGCTATGACAGCGATGAGGCActgggaagaagaaaaaactttaaaTAGATGCCAGCAAGTACAATCGAACATGCATTCAGAAACTGTTCTAAGAGAGAGGGACTCTCTTCttcaacaaacaaaaaatttacagtTAGAAAACATGATACTGCAACAGAAGATTCACGAATTTGAGACTATAAATGCAAACAGAGAACCACTTCAAGATACCTTGacacaattgaaaaataaagtattattGGTCGTAAACGCTGCTAATAG TGAATTTCCAAAGCTACGCCAGGAGCTTGAAGAGTTACAAAAATctttagaaaatacaaataaactTAACGGGCGACTCCAGGCTGCAGGGATGTGTGCACACGGCATACAACAAAAACtcaaaatgagaattgagGAGTTGGAGAACAAATTGGATACAGTTTCCCCATTTCAATATTGA